The Zingiber officinale cultivar Zhangliang chromosome 10A, Zo_v1.1, whole genome shotgun sequence genome contains a region encoding:
- the LOC122027179 gene encoding GATA transcription factor 19-like: protein MLHQCEHQSSVYPCSCGFVYGGGGGGGGAASSFLYPVTTTRQFMQEGCDSDEYSVCSSPSSVDCTLSLGTPSTRQTEHKTSESSAKIQRPSSCVWDIRSRSKNSSMGSNAPNGGGSALGGDPQLFARRCANCDTTSTPLWRNGPRGPKSLCNACGIRFKKEERRAAGSTAQHSSSPVTGEFGYHDRQHQPPWSCYASSAIKSSSSLTLYDDVDDSAEAPYLSWQFNIEPPGQFSVRDRPGLSQYN from the exons ATGCTGCACCAGTGCGAACATCAGAGCAGCGTGTACCCCTGCTCTTGCGGGTTCGTCTACGGTGGTGGCGGTGGCGGTGGCGGTGCCGCCTCCTCTTTTCTTTACCCGGTCACTACGACGCGGCAGTTCATGCAAGAAGGCTGTGACTCGGACGAGTATTCCGTCTGCTCTTCGCCGTCGTCGGTGGACTGTACCCTTTCGCTGGGCACCCCTTCCACGCGTCAAACAGAGCACAAGACATCGGAATCCTCTGCTAAGATCCAACGGCCATCGTCGTGCGTGTGGGATATCCGGTCTCGGTCCAAGAACTCCTCCATGGGCTCGAATGCGCCGAACGGTGGAGGGTCGGCTTTGGGCGGCGACCCGCAGCTCTTCGCCCGGCGGTGCGCCAACTGCGACACCACCTCGACGCCGCTGTGGAGAAATGGACCGCGTGGACCAAAA TCATTGTGCAACGCCTGCGGCATTCGCTTCAAGAAGGAAGAGCGCCGTGCGGCGGGGTCCACGGCGCAACATTCGTCGTCGCCGGTGACCGGAGAGTTTGGTTACCACGACCGGCAGCACCAGCCACCGTGGAGCTGCTACGCTTCGTCCGCCATCAAGAGCAGCTCATCGCTGACCTTGTACGATGACGTGGATGACAGCGCGGAAGCGCCGTACCTGTCGTGGCAATTCAACATCGAACCTCCCGGGCAGTTTTCGGTCCGAGATCGGCCCGGCCTTTCCCAATACAATTAG